The nucleotide window CTGATCACTCACACTTGATTACCGATCACTCACACTGATTACTGATCACTCACACTGATTACTGATCACTCACACTGACATGTTTTCCTTAAACACATGTTTTTGCATTACTTTTGTTACTTTAGTTAATAAATTCTTATGGTAAAACGTGTGTCctcctagcctgggttttcccatgctgccttacgcccgcaattttattcacgctgctaggcagcctggattccatgaacttcgttttcacctcaacgaaggaaccaatcacagaactgaagggggacagcaagacgatgacgacataccatagcggttatgagctatgtacagacgcatttgatagacattcgtagcgcccaataaacggctctgggcattcgtaaaccacgtttcaaatacgagaaaatgtacatgtagttcccagaccccatctcaatgtgATGAGGTTtggtgttagccaggctagtgTCCTCATCTATTTTGTCACAACTTGGAGCCAGGTCATTGCTAAGTGGGGGCTCGCCACTTTACCCGGTTGGTTGTTGAGATTTGGCTTGGAATTGGCTTTGACAAACATTATGACTTAATTATTTAGTTTAATGATTTATTCTGGTTCACTCTGGGGCTGTAGGGTATCAGGGTGCAGGTGTGGGGTATCAGGTTGCAGGTGTGGGGTAACAGGTTGCAGGTTTGGGGTATCAGGGGGAAGGTGGGTGGCAGTAGGGGGCAGGTGTGGGGTATCAGGGGGAAGGTGTGTGGCAGTAGGGGGCAGGTGTGGGGTATCAGGGGGAAGGTGTGTGGCAGTAGGGGGCAGGTGTGGGGTATCAGGGGGAAGGTGTGTGGCAGTAGGGGGCAGGTGTGGGGTATCAGGGGGAAGGTGTGTGGCAGTAGGGTGCAGGTGTGGGGTATCAGGGGGAAGGTGGGTGGCAGTAGGGGGCAGGTGTGCGAAGCGAACAACGGGAGAGATGGAACTAACGGCTGgactttggccgtagcaaccatccatttagaactagtaaccgCAGTTCGTcttgcaagttgagaaattagttgatatgtggtGGAAAGAAgaagttctacaaacaagacagtttagtgattaaaacgtttaaattataacaggaaatgaacccAACGCATGTGGCAACAGTGGACTCCACAGCGTTCGGTtcacagaaatgaatgcacttacgaggttgctgtgcgtcggggccgttttacaacctcgaacatgcattaatttctgtgaaccGAATgctgtgtcgtccattatctcTTACTTTATTGCTACCTAAGGTCTCCTTTGTAATATAGCTTGAATGTTACTccttttgtaagtcactttggatatgCTAAATGAATACCTGTAAATTGTAAGTGTGTggatacaggtgtgtgtgcgtgtgtgtgtgtgtgtatgtgtgtgtctgcgtgtatgtgtgtgtgtgtgtacgtgtacgtgtgtgtgtgcgcgcgtgtgtgtgtgtgtgtgtgtgtgtgtgtgcgtgtgcgtgtgcatgtatgtgtgcatgcgtatgtgcatgtgtgtgtgtatgtgtgcatgtatgtgtgcttgtatgtgtgtgtgtgtgtgcatgtactgtatgtgtgcgtgtgtgtgtgtgcatatgtgtgcatgtgtgtgtgtgtatgtgtgcatgtatgtgtgcttgtatgtgtgtgtgtgtgtgtgtgcatgtatgtgtgcttgtgtgtacatAAGCGTTTGTCTCTGTGCAAGAACTCCTATCCTAGACACTGTAGCTCTAACTCAGCATTTCACAGGCCAAGCCAATGAAAAGACCTGGTTACATTTTTATCAAAAAGCAAATAGAGAAACGCTGGGTTGCCAAACAGCctgtgaacagacacacacagccacacacacattctttctttctttccctctctctctctctttctctttctcatacacacacccatacacacatgcacccatacacacacacatactcacacacacacacattctctctctctctctcacacacacacacactcacacacacacgtagtgcGATCTCTTCTAGTTGTTGGTGCTATCGTGATCGCCTGTTTGAAACGGTATCTAGGGCTCTGCAAACAGAGTGATAGGAGATAAAACAGGAGACAATGGCAGCCGGCGTTTCACCATCAGACGCAGACTGCTGTGGCCAGACCTCTGAGCTGATCAGACAGAagtcccccccacacacacacacacacactacagcttGTTTCTTTACAGTCAGCCTCACATATATAAAAAGAGTGCTGCCCAGAGAATAGTATATCTCAtgagctttacacacacacacacacacagacacacacactctctctccctctctctctctctctttcactctctcatggACATAGAGTTGAGGAAATCAGCCCAGGCTTCAACTCCCCAGGAAATCCGATGACATGTTGGGGttcccagagtgtgtgtgtgtgtgtgtgtgtgtgtgtgtgtgtgtgtgtgtgtgtgtaatactgAGAGCCTTAATGTCTTCCATCCGGTGCTGGCAGCTTCTCCTTGCAGTGTTCAAGCCTGCAGAAAACTGCACAGAATACAGTGCAGAGCTCTCATAACCCAGAGCTCATGGAGTACAGAGTCACGCTCCCAAacttcctctctgctctccactCTCAGGCCTGtccgacagacacacacacacgcacgcacgcacgcacgcacgaccacaagcacacacacacacacacacacacacacacacacacacacacaaacatccacacTCTGTAGAGCTCTCTAAATTAAGAAAACAACCCTTACTTCAAGTAAACTTGACTAAGTTGATGGAAAACGCTGCTTTGAGTAGTGTGTGGACTACAATGGCCTACACTGCATCCAATCTAAACTTTGGGCAAAGACTAAGGAGTCCCACTGGCAGATTGAGAGTTCTACAGCACAGTCTCATGGCAGAGTGAGAGTTCTACGAGTTCTACAGCACAGTCTTACGGCAGAGTGAGAGTTCTACAGCAGAGTGAGAGTTCTACAGCACAGCCTCACGGCAGGACAGCTGgacctctgtctcttcctccccAGCCTTGTAGAGTGCTGCCTGGTGAAAGGGTTTATAAGCACATATattgagagacagtgagagacatAACAGGATCCTCTAATCATACAGAACCAGgcacagaatacacacacacacacacacacacacacacacacacacacacaaacacacacaaacacacacacacacacacacacacacacacacacaaacacacacacacacacacacacacacacacacacacacacatacacacgggtGGGGAGTGGGCTGCTGGTGTGAATTGCATAGTTTCTCGTGGCGGATGGTTGTTCTCCAATATAAACAGGCGTAAAGGAGAGAACATGCCTGGCGTCCAACACAAACACTCGTGAGCGCACAAGACAGCACTGAAGCCCTGCGTAATTTATGGGCACTAGCACAACaggctgtttgtgtctgtggagaaaacaatgtgtgtgtgtgtgtgtgtgtgtgtgtgtgtgtgttgagacagATTGTATGTTTCAGCTATCTGTGTTTAGGGCTGAAATgagatgtactgtgtgtgtgtgtgtgtgtgtgtgtgtgtgtgtgtgtgtgtgtgtgtgtgtgtgtgtgtgtgtgtgagagagagagagagagagagagagagagagagagagagagagagatactgtgaTGATATCAGTGGCGGTTGATGACATTGTGTCTTGCTGAAGATCAATGGCTGAGGCTTGAGCTACTCTGCTGACTCcatcagcctgtgtgtgtatgtatgtgtgtgtgtgtgattcctaACTCCATCAGCCCGTGACTGACCAGGTCAGGCCACTGACCACTGAGCCGGTCAATACTCAGCCACTGATACAGtcagaaatcacacacacatacacacacgcacgcacgcacacacacacacaggacacacaaacgcacgcagacacacacacacacacacacacacacagagacctatACTAAGCCACTGATACAGCCTCACCTGCTCAGTCAGAGGTCCAAatccatacagtacacacacacacatacatacacacatacactcactaactcTCTCTTCCAAGTACATAAAACTTAATCAATTGGAACTGAGAGTCAGCCCTTCCATACAGATTCAGTCGCCTCTCAGGACACTCAGAAAGGCCCCAATACTCCTATTGGCTGTTTAAAGACAAAGATCTATTCCTCTGGTGGAAAAGGGGGGCATTCCTCGCTTCCTGTCTCTgcaatatggtgtgtgtgtgcagtgtttgtgtgtgtgagagagagagagagagagagagagagagagagagagagagagagtgagtgtgtgtgtgtgtgtgtgtgagagagagttgttTCTCTGCATCAGCTCTGCATACACTGACAGAGGAACTGGGAGATCGGGGCCTCTGCAggactgatacacacacacactaggggtctATGGTAGTGTTCTGCACAGAGCAggactgatacacacacacacacactaggggttgATGGTAGAGTTCTGCACAGAGGAggactgatacacacacacacacacactaggggtctATGGTAGTGTTCTGCACAGAGCAGGCTGACGGCATGACGAGGCAGGTTGGCTGCACACTTGCCTGCTCCCAACGACCAAGTATAACAGGCACTGCTCATGCACTGAGGACTGgaacttgttttgttttttcatttaGTTAATTTGTTAAAACAGTAATAAAAATGTTTGTGGTGGTTTTGTGGACAAACATTAAAATCATGGCAAATCGTGTTAATCGTATAATCCTGCTCAAACTGTCTGTCTAACCAGTGCCCCCTAGCGGCCAACATCCTTTGCACAGAAGACCGAAGACTGCACTCGTACATAGCCTATAACAAGCTTGCAAGCAAATCTTCTGATGCATTTTCAGACTATGGCATGCATGActgaatttttaaaaaatgttttatagtaATAATAGCGATGAAGAACAGCAATAAACTTTTAAATAAAACATGATGTCAGATGGATAAGGGGAATAGCTCTTTTATTATATTTGTTAAAATATAAGTTTCATTTAACAATTAAAAAGTAACTGAAACATTTGTTATATTGTATTCACAAATATGGCATGGGTAGGAAAAGTGCTTCGTTTAGGCTGTGAATGTTTCGAATGACAAAAACCACCCAGTTGAGACGATGAGTGTAGAGTGAGAGCATAGTCAAGGCACTCGTGTCATTTTCTTACAAAAATACAGATCTGATCGACtaagacacacaccacatttcTCTGCGAAATCAGaggcattttcaacatttgttaCAAATCAACCCGACAAGACAGTAAGCTATCACTCTAACTCTTTCACATTTTAATACAATATTATTTTTCAGCGTATAAACCCGGGCTGGGGAGTGCGAGCAGTCGCCTCCAGATCAGTACCCGAACTTGTATGGTTGCTTGATGTGGTCGTTCTGTACGACATTTAGTGCATACAAACTGCTGGTGCGAAAGGTATACAACAGTAAAGACCTGCTGCTTTTCAGTGACTTTAGTGACGTGGTTTTATGAACTCGTCCCCAAATAGTCTGTTTtcgtttctgaaaaaaaaaggcATCTCTGACTTATGAAAACTATACCACCTTCTCTATTACACAGTAAAGGCAAAGCCTTGTGCACATAACAATTATACAGCTCCAGCAACAAAGGTACAGTTTAACAAGAAGGCATCTATTTGAAACATGAGATAGGACTTGCACTGTAAAATGATGTCCTATTTTAGCTGCTCTTACAGGTCAGCGTAGCTAGCGCACAATCTGACATAGGACGCATCGTAAGAATTAGTCCACTGTTTAAAATTGTGGAGATGATGAgcttattgtttttttcttacaaAAGGCACACAGATAAACCAACAGCTGCCTGCTTTTTAAACAGTTTAAGGTTTAAAGGTCTGCCACGGTGAGTAGATCCAGCCGTTCGTCACCCACCGTCCGACCACTATTAGTCCAGCAAAGTCCAAAGTCCATCCCTAGACACAGTTCCCCATAGACTTGACGAACGATCCGTCGGGCAGTTGTCTGAAGATTCCTCGTAAAGTCTCCAGTTCCCGGGTGAGGTGTTCCACCCGTTTCCGTAGTCTATCGTTGTCCGACGACAACTCTATCACCTTTTGTTGCGTCTCCACGTTGCGCATTTTCGCCTTGTCCCGGCTCTTCCTCACAGCGACGTTGTTCCGCTCCCGCCGCAGCCGGTACTCAGCGCTGTTCTTGTCGACGTTTTTCTTGGACTTCCCCCGGTCACTCGCGCCCATCATCTTCATCCCTCCGCCAGGCAGCCCGCTCTGCTGATGGTGCGGACTCGGAACCGGGGTCGGGGGAGGAGTCGGGTGACCCGGCTGAAGGTGCATGGTCGTCTGCGCGCAGTGCGCGATTTGGTATTGGAGGTGAGGCAGATGTTGCGAGTGCGGGTGCATCTGCGCGTGGTGGTAGGTGGGTGGCATCGCGTGGCCGAGGTCTTCTTCTTCATGTGGCTCTTGTTTAATCGCCAAGGGTCTCATGCGTGCAGGTGGGTTGTCGTAGATGGGTTCCAGCTTGGAGTCCATGTACGTCATGCAGCCGTACACTTGTGTCTGTTGTCCCGGTGCGCCCTGGGCACCGTGCCCGTGCGGGTAGTCGTAGTCCCCGCTCGCCAGCTTGAGCTTCTCTTGTTTGGAGCTGTTGTGAAATAAATCGGCGAGGAACTCGTCGTTAAAAGCTGCTGGGTCGATGTAGGCTGTGATGTCGATGGAGTTCTCGTTCTCGTAGATGTCACCGAGGTCTCCGCCGGACGCAGGGTCTTTGTAGCAGAAGGCGCCTTGCTGGTTGTGTCCAAGGTTAGGCAGGAGGGGTCGTGGAGCGACCTCGTAGAGGTTGGGCTGCTCCATGGAGTATCTAAAACCCGCCAGACATGGTGATGAGCTCCGGGAATCCAGTTTGTAGCAGTACCGGAGTCAGCCGCGCTGGCTAGAGGAACCGTTGGGTGCGGATGAGACCCGGAGAAGTTTTGTGGTGAGGCAGGTCGGCGCGCAGTACGCGATCTGTTACTGGGAGCCTGAATGAGGGTGCACGGGGTTTCGCTGCCTGTGGTACCGTGAGAGGTTTCGCGTCCACTCGTGCACCTTGTGTACCTTGGAGGTCCCTGCTCTGACACTGACAGCCTGCTGATTAGCGCGCTTACTTATACAGTCAGTGTGGCTGCGCACCCAGGTCCTAGCGCACGCCAAGTCGACGCAACATTCGCATTCACGCATGTCATACTGTAGATATCAAACACACTCTGAACTGAATAGGAAATGTTCAGATCTTACAAGACTAGATTCGTTCACATTGTTAAATATCACAATGAGTGTCTCGATCATTTGGAGCATAAAGCTCAACTACATAAAGTATTGGTTACATCTAATAATCATTCCAATGGTGCTTCTTAGAACACTTTAATAAAGTTAGTTAGTTAATTGATGTGATGAGAGCCTGAACCACTTTCAATTTGCCAATATTTAAGTCAAGCAAAAGATACATGAAGACAGAGATGTTTTATTAATAGCCTACATACAGAAATCTGTGTCTGGATGTTCTGTGTCTGGACATATCTGAACGATATAGCCTATTTGAAGAAAAGACAAGGCGTACAGGCAAACATTCGCCAGGTTTATATTTTAGAGAAACAAGCTTTCATCACTTGCATGGCCAGATTAACCATTCAACCCCGATCAACTTTAGCGCTGGTAatggactcggtctgaaatgtTATTTAGAGCTTTGCGCATTGGCCTAGGACAAATTAAACGCGCAAGCACTGTCAAGTAAGTCTGTAATTATTCATTATCAAGAATAAttatatattaatattaattaatataattatatattaaTAGAGAAGGGAAGAGCGCAATGAGCGTGCGTCTGTTTCACGCGTGCCTTTTCCAGACACTGAATTAGAGAGATGGTTAGAATTAATCAGACGAGTTTGTACAGAAGAATGGAATAGACAAATGCTGCTGCTGGTAGTTTTGGCGAGGACGGATCAGCTGACGCTGAAGTCCCTCTGTGGAATTCAGAAATTGGACACGTGTAATCTTGGTGTGGTCGAATATGCGCATATTTATTTGTCAATGACCTGCGTCAAGAGATAGCCACAATAGGCACAATTCCAAGCGGAGCGATTATTTCGATATTTTGGACAACATGTTGAGAATGTTTCATATTCTCTGGAAACGAGTCTACGTGAGATGTCAGCGTAGTCTGTCTGCACCTGTGACCCCGTATGTAGTCGTGATTCGGGCGCTCTTGTAGCGGAGCTGCTTGCGATAACTCTCTCGAGCTTGGATAAGGACTTCCTTGTCATGCACGACTCGAGGAACAGAGGGCGCGCAGGAGAGAACACTCCCGAGCCCTCTGCTGTCAGGTGGGGGGTTGTGTCACTGAGTGAGAGGTTTCTGGAATCATCACAAATTTCGAGAAAGATATACTTTGCTTCCATAACACTGTGCATTTTGTGTATACCTGCAGCTAAACTTATCCAGTCGTACAGGCGTGTAGGCCCCTATCTCACTTACATTAACATGTATCAATTTGGCAGGTCGCTTTCATCCGAGCgacttacagcaatagaataacatccATACCTTTCATGTTCCACAAACATATATTAGTCCAATGTCAGCTAGATTCATCACCATCATTTACACGCCAGTCTTAGATGTTTTTAATGTGCTCCTATCTATTTCTCCGTATTCCCTATATTGAATAGCTACTTTAATGGGTTTTTAGACTTCCATGTCCAAATAAGTAAGTGTAAaagacagaagaagaaaaaacgcgactagaatgtatgtgtatgttttctgttttcttcctGGTATATATGTTAAATATATTTCTATGGGCCAAACTTGTTTTTTCCCATATATACTATTGTAGGCTAAGTTATGTGTACGGGCGGTGGTAGTGTTTTTACAGCTTACATGCATAGGCCTATTTGTAAAAGTGGGTTCGACTCCCGGCCACCACTGTCGTGCCTTTGAGCAAAGCACGACccccagtagcctaggctactccaGGGACATTGGCCTCTGCAATTTGATATGTCGCTTAAAGCGTCATCTAAGTACATGCTTTAatgcataaataatacataataactAATTACACCTAATAACCAACCGTGAAGGAAACTTGATATGTTATAGTAAGATTTAAATATGATTTTGGCATTATCTCATTCCAGCCATGTAGGCCTATGATTCATAATCATTAACTTGAAgccattttacatttttcagcTGAGAAATGTTGAAGCAGAATCTGACAGAACGTGTTTCAATTCTGCATCTTGCGCTTTGTTGTTACACTCGGGGTAAAGTGTTGTTATTAAAGAACGTGTTTCAATTCTGCATCTTGAGCTTTGTTGTTACACTCGGGGGTAAAGTGTTGTTATTAAAGAACGTCGTTTCTTTGTATCTACTGTATGAAAAAGTCGCTGTTGCTATGATTGTCCCAATGACTGAAGATTTTCTTACATAAACACTTGAAACTAAAAGGTTGCTTTGCAATT belongs to Alosa sapidissima isolate fAloSap1 chromosome 20, fAloSap1.pri, whole genome shotgun sequence and includes:
- the cebpa gene encoding CCAAT/enhancer-binding protein alpha, translating into MEQPNLYEVAPRPLLPNLGHNQQGAFCYKDPASGGDLGDIYENENSIDITAYIDPAAFNDEFLADLFHNSSKQEKLKLASGDYDYPHGHGAQGAPGQQTQVYGCMTYMDSKLEPIYDNPPARMRPLAIKQEPHEEEDLGHAMPPTYHHAQMHPHSQHLPHLQYQIAHCAQTTMHLQPGHPTPPPTPVPSPHHQQSGLPGGGMKMMGASDRGKSKKNVDKNSAEYRLRRERNNVAVRKSRDKAKMRNVETQQKVIELSSDNDRLRKRVEHLTRELETLRGIFRQLPDGSFVKSMGNCV